A region of Drosophila suzukii chromosome 2L, CBGP_Dsuzu_IsoJpt1.0, whole genome shotgun sequence DNA encodes the following proteins:
- the mRpL10 gene encoding large ribosomal subunit protein uL10m, which translates to MASLIQKSLPLTKTSTPALQFLRFRGKINIQRPKEPHYERARVIAVTHPKYPEPPKAKSCFKTREERTQQQLENPYNEIIAREVRNWLDHSRLVAVFHLNSITADEIFRVRVQLHKQNLHLKSYGSKIIGQAVKGTRYEAILPLFHSNHCIVFSPDQQRTATLLRITRKVPQMVLLGGIVEETLVSRNQLVAYAQMPGLQAAQAQLVQTLNQAAGHLVQQLQAHQNSFVQVLDVHATKKAEPESTEESK; encoded by the exons ATGGCGAGCCTAATACAGAAGA GCCTTCCGCTGACCAAAACCAGCACTCCGGCGCTGCAGTTCCTCCGCTTCAGGGGCAAGATCAACATACAGCGGCCAAAGGAGCCCCACTACGAGCGTGCCCGCGTCATTGCCGTCACCCATCCGAAATATCCTGAGCCACCAAAGGCAAAGAGCTGCTTCAAAACGCGTGAGGAGCGTACGCAGCAGCAGCTGGAGAACCCCTACAACGAGATCATCGCCCGGGAAGTGCGCAACTGGCTGGACCACTCCCGTCTGGTTGCCGTTTTCCACCTCAACTCCATTACAGCCGACGAAATATTCCGCGTGCGCGTTCAACTGCACAAACAGAACCTGCACCTGAAGTCCTACGGCAGCAAGATCATCGGACAGGCGGTGAAGGGTACACGCTACGAGGCTATCCTGCCGTTGTTTCACTCCAATCACTGCATTGTCTTCTCCCCGGACCAGCAGAGGACTGCCACCCTTCTGAGGATCACTCGTAAGGTGCCGCAAATGGTCCTTCTAGGTGGCATCGTGGAGGAGACCTTGGTCAGCAGGAACCAGCTGGTGGCCTACGCCCAGATGCCAGGCCTGCAGGCGGCGCAGGCACAACTGGTCCAAACCCTTAACCAGGCAGCTGGTCATCTTGTCCAGCAATTGCAGGCGCATCAGAACAGCTTCGTGCAAGTCCTTGATGTCCATGCAACGAAGAAGGCGGAGCCGGAGTCAACGGAGGAGTCCAAGTGA
- the LOC108018987 gene encoding homeobox protein Mohawk isoform X2 gives MEKSTRPKRNRRHSRRAWPPEDLQPPMRATKRLFTPDIKRMLKDWLIRRRENPYPSREEKKQLAAETGLTYTQICNWFANWRRKLKNSEREKAKKSWGHLIKNYNHNARGNVEQFSISSEDSIWEEEMHSCRAEDDEGDDDDELSSHSTGSDGNANNESSSPYQPNFYVESTSLSERIPILSEVQMGGKAKYKHQMMEKYLRDSSKAEAASQPGTQLNKWLESAAKFTPNRNNYHIEWNTSRQKSSSSNSCGQMIFASDATTRSDRFVLHHKDELDAAEALANLAFNCRQRWHQTISS, from the exons ATGGAGAAGTCAACGCGGCCCAAACGAAATCGTCGTCACAGCAG ACGCGCCTGGCCACCGGAGGATCTCCAGCCTCCTATGCGAGCCACCAAGCGTCTGTTTACGCCCGACATCAAGAGGATGCTGAAGGACTGGCTGATTCGTCGCCGCGAGAATCCTTATCCCAGCAGGGAGGAGAAAAAACAGCTTGCTGCGGAGACTGGTCTGACCTACACCCAGATTTGCAATTGGTTCGCGAACTGGCGCAGGAAGCTGAAGAACTCAGAGCGGGAGAAGGCAAAAAAGTCGTGGGGTCATCTGATCAAGAACTATAACCACAATGCGAGGGGCAATGTGGAACAATTCAGCATCTCGTCGGAGGATAGTATTTGGGAAGAGGAGATGCACTCGTGTCGCGCGGAGGATGACGAAGGCGACGATGACGACGAGTTGTCCAGCCACAGCACAGGCAGCGATGGCAATGCCAACAATGAATCCTCATCCCCGTATCAGCCCAATTTTTATGTGGAATCTACGAGCTTGTCCGAACGGATACCAATTTTGTCCGAAGTACAGATGGGGGGCAAAGCGAAGTACAAGCATCAGATGATGGAGAAGTACCTGCGGGATAGTTCCAAGGCGGAAGCGGCCAGTCAACCGGGCACGCAACTCAACAAGTGGCTGGAGAGTGCGGCGAAATTCACGCCAAACAGGAATAACTATCACATCGAGTGGAATACGAGCAG GCAAAAAAGCAGCAGTAGCAACAGCTGCGGGCAAATGATCTTCGCAAGTGATGCAACTACTCGCAGTGACCGCTTCGTGCTCCATCACAAGGACGAACTGGACGCTGCAGAGGCCTTGGCCAACCTCGCCTTCAACTGTAGGCAGCGTTGGCACCAAACCATCAGTTCCTGA
- the LOC108018987 gene encoding homeobox protein Mohawk isoform X1: MKIRWPEIAPPTETKWTYRTVMEKSTRPKRNRRHSRRAWPPEDLQPPMRATKRLFTPDIKRMLKDWLIRRRENPYPSREEKKQLAAETGLTYTQICNWFANWRRKLKNSEREKAKKSWGHLIKNYNHNARGNVEQFSISSEDSIWEEEMHSCRAEDDEGDDDDELSSHSTGSDGNANNESSSPYQPNFYVESTSLSERIPILSEVQMGGKAKYKHQMMEKYLRDSSKAEAASQPGTQLNKWLESAAKFTPNRNNYHIEWNTSRQKSSSSNSCGQMIFASDATTRSDRFVLHHKDELDAAEALANLAFNCRQRWHQTISS, encoded by the exons ATGAAAATCCGTTGGCCAGAAATAGCGCCACCCACTGAAACTAAATGGACTTACAgg ACCGTCATGGAGAAGTCAACGCGGCCCAAACGAAATCGTCGTCACAGCAG ACGCGCCTGGCCACCGGAGGATCTCCAGCCTCCTATGCGAGCCACCAAGCGTCTGTTTACGCCCGACATCAAGAGGATGCTGAAGGACTGGCTGATTCGTCGCCGCGAGAATCCTTATCCCAGCAGGGAGGAGAAAAAACAGCTTGCTGCGGAGACTGGTCTGACCTACACCCAGATTTGCAATTGGTTCGCGAACTGGCGCAGGAAGCTGAAGAACTCAGAGCGGGAGAAGGCAAAAAAGTCGTGGGGTCATCTGATCAAGAACTATAACCACAATGCGAGGGGCAATGTGGAACAATTCAGCATCTCGTCGGAGGATAGTATTTGGGAAGAGGAGATGCACTCGTGTCGCGCGGAGGATGACGAAGGCGACGATGACGACGAGTTGTCCAGCCACAGCACAGGCAGCGATGGCAATGCCAACAATGAATCCTCATCCCCGTATCAGCCCAATTTTTATGTGGAATCTACGAGCTTGTCCGAACGGATACCAATTTTGTCCGAAGTACAGATGGGGGGCAAAGCGAAGTACAAGCATCAGATGATGGAGAAGTACCTGCGGGATAGTTCCAAGGCGGAAGCGGCCAGTCAACCGGGCACGCAACTCAACAAGTGGCTGGAGAGTGCGGCGAAATTCACGCCAAACAGGAATAACTATCACATCGAGTGGAATACGAGCAG GCAAAAAAGCAGCAGTAGCAACAGCTGCGGGCAAATGATCTTCGCAAGTGATGCAACTACTCGCAGTGACCGCTTCGTGCTCCATCACAAGGACGAACTGGACGCTGCAGAGGCCTTGGCCAACCTCGCCTTCAACTGTAGGCAGCGTTGGCACCAAACCATCAGTTCCTGA
- the LOC108018971 gene encoding uncharacterized protein — translation MSSKRKLTFPSEVDDHQNNPDSEAPRIKQLPTPNDLNAPRADKRSVLVKAAVLRPRSTLSRFDSSWLALQKTEITRSQPDAPGNTSVLSCSQLLNTSWPGTKRRAKALPLVVQKSSTTPTVVTNMELKVTPSSHTPGKTAKDLNSPIVNGRNLLVESASSHRRNNPKVFDLTWQAMKKTATNSSQQDSKENTSLSTCSQHLKASWSEFSPVIKLVPEESPKQYLPITPKVNLKLNQRFLRGGYADDFRRFLKNVRMDQRHIKDRVATHTIKVLAISEECGLSMALVAPERGGCNFNILLQKKQSGLIKVGSRLQFHLEPNTKPIRLQNQQLVYCRPHNLNVLER, via the coding sequence ATGAGCTCCAAACGTAAACTTACGTTTCCCTCGGAGGTCGACGATCACCAGAACAACCCGGATAGTGAAGCTCCAAGGATTAAACAGCTCCCTACACCAAACGACCTTAACGCACCAAGAGCCGATAAAAGGAGTGTTTTGGTCAAAGCCGCAGTCCTTCGTCCCAGAAGTACTTTGTCCAGGTTTGATTCATCCTGGCTGGCACTccaaaaaactgaaattaCCAGAAGTCAACCGGATGCTCCCGGAAACACGAGTGTCTTATCTTGTTCCCAACTTCTTAACACCAGTTGGCCGGGAACGAAGCGACGAGCCAAAGCCTTGCCCCTTGTGGTCCAGAAATCCTCAACGACTCCTACCGTGGTCACAAATATGGAGCTCAAAGTAACCCCTTCATCCCATACTCCTGGGAAAACGGCCAAAGACCTTAACTCACCAATTGTCAATGGAAGAAACCTTTTGGTGGAGTCCGCGTCCTCCCACCGCAGAAACAATCCGAAGGTATTTGATTTAACCTGGCAGGCGATGAAAAAGACCGCAACTAACAGCAGTCAACAAGATTCTAAGGAAAACACCAGTTTGTCAACATGTTCCCAGCACCTGAAAGCCAGTTGGTCGGAATTCTCTCCAGTTATCAAACTTGTGCCGGAGGAAAGTCCCAAGCAGTACTTACCAATTACACCGAAAGTAAATTTAAAGCTAAATCAACGCTTTTTAAGAGGAGGCTATGCCGACGATTTTCGGCGATTCCTGAAAAATGTACGCATGGATCAGCGTCATATAAAAGATAGAGTAGCCACCCACacaattaaagttttggctaTATCAGAGGAATGTGGCCTTTCCATGGCTTTAGTCGCACCGGAAAGGGGTGGATGCAACTTTAATATTCTTCTTCAAAAGAAGCAGTCGGGGCTAATAAAAGTTGGCTCTAGACTACAATTCCACCTGGAACCAAACACAAAGCCCATCCGGCTACAAAACCAACAATTGGTATATTGCCGCCCTCACAATTTAAATGTACTAGAAAGATAA
- the Tbc1d15-17 gene encoding small G protein signaling modulator 1 — protein MNESVRYDRCQQVQLGVLSESQVSSVGEDVPSLPPQGTGNILFTHDGVLLKKASAEHIADLNTSGSLSLVEYSRTSADLPRRRLLLEWQPNDSIMIADDSQDQGDWALVDRISGRTRTTSECRAFNTKPSEPSGVAATRSRIMRVHLEDLSSVEVRHRGQTIRFMRKGAGGLHSEFFFQHGNADLFVRSMRDQHFIETAETSRSGGEEYAILTTENQKLRKTFAELDIGQIKASHLPRESWLPNKLVGFLGNIPDYVQPPFQRSPKSRPGALITGDRQTSPDNYQIIGLSGSTNSACSSNGQSRGGSADKSPADSELDNLNAQDEKIVNNLPDRQRVERGPPLTETQWLEFQTPDGRISDSVRIKELIFRGGIVHSLRAEVWKFLLNYYQWSDTQVERIERRKQKSIEYYNMKAQWLAMTTVQEANFCGYRERKCQIEKDVKRTDRSLQFFAGEDNPNLALLQGILMTYVMYNFDLGYVQGMSDLLAPILEIQVNEVDAFWCFVGFMELVFTNFDMDQAGMKTQFAQVRRLIEFANAPLFNYMRSHDSDNMYFCFRWLLVWYKRELSNEDVLKLWECLWTRLPCPNFHLLFSVAILDQETSVIIESQYEFTEILKHVNELSGNVDVQKTLQIAEAIYLQLKASETLPNDIRCIIGEPLLPTAAGEEVDGGLVDEEPAYSDDGFDELVRELTPEEKLRQQHLLEEACERSLFLQFH, from the exons ATGAACGAATCGGTGCGCTACGACCGTTGTCAACAGGTGCAGCTGGGCGTCCTAAGCGAGTCGCAGGTGTCCTCCGTCGGGGAGGACGTCCCTAGTCTGCCTCCGCAGGGAACGGGCAAC ATCCTGTTCACCCACGACGGCGTGCTGCTGAAGAAGGCCAGCGCCGAGCACATCGCCGACCTGAACACGAGTGGCTCCCTGTCACTGGTGGAGTACTCGCGGACCTCCGCGGATTTGCCACGCAGGAGACTGCTGCTGGAGTGGCAGCCCAACGACAGCATCATGATTGCGGACGACAGTCAGGACCAGGGGGACTGGGCCCTGGTGGACAGGATTTCCGGACGAACTCGCACCACCTCCGAGTGTCGTGCTTTCAACACGAAGCCCAGTGAACCAAGTGGCGTGGCTGCCACCCGCTCCCGGATCATGCGCGTCCATCTGGAGGATTTGTCCTCCGTTGAGGTCCGCCATCGCGGACAGACCATCCGCTTTATGCGCAAAGGAGCCGGTGGCCTGCACAGCGAGTTTTTCTTCCAGCACGGAAACGCTGACCTCTTTGTGCGCTCCATGCGCGATCAGCACTTCATCGAGACCGCTGAGACCAGTCGCAGTGGCGGCGAAGAGTACGCCATCCTGACCACTGAGAACCAGAAGCTGAGAAAGACTTTTGCCGAGCTTGACATCGGTCAGATCAAGGCGAGCCATTTGCCGCGCGAAAGCTGGTTACCCAACAAGCTGGTGGGGTTTCTAGGCAACATTCCCGATTACGTGCAGCCGCCTTTCCAGCGCTCGCCTAAATCTCGTCCAGGAGCACTGATCACCGGCGATCGCCAGACCTCACCGGACAACTATCAGATCATAGGACTAAGTGGGAGCACCAATAGTGCCTGTTCATCGAACGGACAGAGTCGTGGGGGCAGTGCGGACAAGTCCCCGGCCGACAGTGAGCTGGATAACCTAAATGCCCAGGACGAAAAAATAGTCAACAATTTGCCGGATCGTCAGCGAGTTGAGCGAG GCCCTCCTCTCACGGAGACACAGTGGCTGGAGTTCCAGACGCCCGACGGTCGAATTTCAGACAGCGTCCGCATCAAGGAGCTCATCTTCCGTGGCGGCATCGTGCACAGCTTGCGGGCAGAGGTGTGGAAGTTCCTCCTTAACTATTATCAGTGGTCCGATACCCAGGTGGAGCGGATCGAGCGCCGTAAGCAAAAGTCAATTGAGTACTACAATATGAAAGCCCAGTGGCTGGCCATGACGACGGTGCAAGAAGCGAACTTTTGCGGCTATCGGGAGCGCAAGTGCCAGATCGAGAAGGATGTGAAGCGCACAGATCGGTCGCTGCAGTTCTTCGCCGGCGAGGATAATCCCAATCTAGCTCTGCTGCAGGGTATCCTTATGACCTACGTGATGTACAACTTTGATCTTGGCTATGTTCAGGGAATGTCCGATCTGCTTGCGCCCATTTTGGAGATCCAGGTGAATGAGGTGGATGCCTTCTGGTGCTTCGTGGGCTTCATGGAGCTGGTGTTCACCAACTTTGACATGGACCAGGCGGGCATGAAGACTCAGTTTGCCCAGGTCCGTCGCCTGATCGAGTTTGCCAATGCTCCGCTGTTCAACTACATGCGATCCCACGATTCGGACAACATGTACTTCTGCTTCAGATGGCTACTGGTGTGGTACAAGCGGGAGCTGAGCAACGAGGACGTCCTTAAGTTGTGGGAGTGCCTGTGGACTCGGCTGCCATGTCCAAATTTTCACCTGCTCTTCTCTGTGGCCATTTTGGATCAGGAGACGAGCGTGATAATAGAGAGTCAGTATGAGTTCACAGAGATCCTGAAGCATGTCAACGAGCTGTCTGGCAATGTTGATGTCCAAAAGACCTTGCAGATTGCTGAGGCCATTTACCTGCAGCTCAAGGCCTCGGAAACACTTCCCAATGACATCCGTTGCATCATAGGGGAACCACTTCTGCCAACAGCCGCCGGCGAGGAGGTTGACGGAGGCTTGGTAGATGAGGAGCCTGCCTATTCGGATGATGGCTTCGACGAGCTAGTAAGGGAACTCACTCCCGAAGAAAAGCTCCGCCAGCAACATTTACTGGAAGAGGCCTGCGAACGATCCCTCTTTCTGCAGTTTCACTAG